ACACCAAACACaattatgatataattaattattgcatGAGAATACGTAGCCCTATTTATGCGGATCAAATCCCTATTCCAAGAATGAGCATGTTTGTCCTTTTTCTATCTGTCACATTTCCTCCTCCTTacctcttttttattaataataataataataataaatcccCATACACTGAATGATGAAACCCAAAACATGACCACGCATTGCGAGGCCAGGCATGCTTACTTGCATACATAAGGTAAAGTAGCTTGATGGTACCGGGCCTTTTGGCCCAAACAATGACCAATTGAAGAGTCGGGCTTTTGACACCCCTCAGGAGTCCCCGTAACACCGCATTCCTAAAAATACCCCATTtacatcatttaaaaattaaaaatcattttaaatctAATAAGTAGTAACACCACAAATGTGTTTCAGAACTGCCCttgaaaatagatttttctatagagtaatgatataaccATAAACtcttgtatgaatttattttgtacaaactgatgtggtgttaatttattagttgaattaaatatctcttaacccacatgatttatttctattattttatattttcattcaaccaatgaattaatgccacatcagtttgtacaagaatttataGTTATATAATCACTTTTCTCCATATTCATTActtttttcctaataaactCCTTGAGTTATTCTACGTCAGCTAATCTAATGACACCAGCTCTCCTCCTTGCTTCAAATTATGGTTCATTCATAAAGTtcagaagaaaaaattttgggcTCCAAATTTTCAACTTCTCAGGACTCTCTTTCATAGCtttatatttggaaaaatgaCCTCCGTTTTTGGGACATCTTGGCGGATAATATTGGAAAAATGACCTccaaattttgaaactttttgtTACAGAATGTATACCACACTTTGGAAAGAATCTGCAACAAACTTGTCTCTGTcctttattgtaatttaaatcAGGGGTAAAACTGTGAACATATTAAAGGGGTTTTATAAGAACTTTTCCGGAGCGTCCAAAGCTCAACTACAATATAAAGGCAAGGCATTAAATTTGGGCTAGGACCCCCATTAGCACGAAATTTTAGACCCATGCATGCAAAAGTTGCTTTTCCTTgcttatttttgaattaatttagatGACCAAtgtatccttttttttttctttttaaagaaaaaagcgTGAGACaatatgttatgttttgatAAGAATAACTAGTAATAGTTTAATTACACGTtgttatgttttgatatgaataattagtaataatttaattagacgTTTAATTGATCTGGatatgagattttaaaaattaaatcagaTATAAGAACAACAATTGTTTAGTTATATAAATAGGTATCTCTTTCTAAATTAGGGTTCGAGTCTtcttaaataagtaatttctTATCCTAATTTAAATGGGCTTTGAGGtactatattttaataatttaaataagcaTCCAGACTGTGAGACAAAACTACAAAACCAAACAAATTAAGGTTTAAAAaaacgttaaaaaaaaattatacgtTACATATGAGTAGTCTTCATCCGGACACGTGTTCACTTGTTCGAGTGAAAGGCACATTCTCACAGACAGCGTTGTCTCTTGCTTCTTGTTGGTGTCAAAGGACAGCCATTTGGGAATTGCAATAAAACGCTGTTATTATAACGAATCAAAACCGTTCTATCGAGTTCTTCAATTACGGCCTCGTTTTGTTTATCGCACAAAATTTGCCTTTCATTTACACTTACAGTACCGCACggtttttactttattatttcaCTCGTTTCCTTACTTGTAGCTGTTTTTAAACATgggttcttttttattttcgttcTTCCTTCATtttgtgaaagaaaaaaaatggaatttaaatttctaattttaggtGAAGATATGAAAGTAGAAATCTGagtcttgaaattttgattttgtagaTTATCAGTGATAAAAATCAAAGCTTTACTTCCTTGGCGTCAGTTTTTAGGTTTAAAGATTCAATATtttggtttgttttgttttgttttgtttgattgtaGCAGGCAGCTTCTAAACACTATGTCACTACtttgtttcttgttttgaATTGGAAGTGTTGTTAGAATTTAGGCAATGGCTTCAGTTCCTGAATTGGGTTTTGCATTGTCTCCTAATTTCTTGCTTCAACGGCATAAGTTGCTTGTTCCTCAGCTTCATGGCAGTTGTTTGACGAGACCCCCTCCTAGAATTTCtacaagaataaaaaactACCAAAATCCTAGCTTTATAGCCACTAAAGTGAGTAAAATTAGAGAATTTAGGTTTTTAAAGTCGGTTGAATTGGACCAGTTTGTGACCAGTGATGATGAGGATGAAATGAGTGAGGAGTTTTTTGAGGCAATTGAAGAACTGGAGAGGATGACAAGGGAGCCTTCGGATATATTGGAGGAAATGAATGATCGATTATCGGCAAGGGAGTTGCAATTAGTGTTAGTATATTTTTCTCAAGAGGGGAGAGACTCATGGTGTGCACTTGAGGTTTTTGAATGGCTTAAAAAGGAGAATCGGGTCGATAACGAGACGATGGAGCTTATGGTTTCGATTATGTGTAGTTGGGTTAAGAAGTATATCGAAGAGGAACGTGATGTTGGGGATGTGATTGACCTTCTAGTGGACATGGATTGTGTAGGGCTGAAACCGGGATTTAGTATGATTGAGAAGGTGATTTCATTGTACTGGGAGATGGAGAAGAAGGAAAGAGCAGTTTTATTCGTGAAAGCAGTCTTGAGTCGGGGGATCGCTTATGCCGAGGGTGATGGGGAAGGACAAAAGGGTGGCCCAACTGGGTATCTTGCCTGGAAGATGATGGTAAGagtttttctcattttttatatatagtaTCCTGGCAattgtgttttgtttttaacaatTAGAAATATGATTCTAGCTCTCTATGATATGATTAAATCTAGAatgaatgaaatttggcaattGCTTTGCACTGCTTGCCATATTTAGATGCAGTGTTCTTTGTCTAAAGGGCAGTTCTTTCTTGATCATATCATCgtgctaaaattttattggtgGAGTTGTTTGAATTACTTCTTGCTGTTAGTTGAAGTTTGTTTTCATGATGTGCTTTTGATGCCTGTATGTTGAAATTTGTGGCGGAACTTCATGACTAAGTTTACAATCAGGAGGTGCATCATTGAGCCAGCAGCATGGCAAAATTTACTTGGTAGTGGATTCTGTCTAGAAATTGTGAATCAACTTGACCGatgttataaaataagtaaagcAATGCTGATAGCTCTATTTGAAGAATAGTTTGTAGTTAACAATTGGAATAGCTCAGCTTGTTTATACGAATTGTTTTGTATCtgtttcaaataaaaatactttaattctcTTTTGTTAGGTTGAGGGTAAATATGTGGATGCGATTAAATTGGTGATCCATCTCAGAGAGTCTGGATTAAAGCCAGAGGTCTACAGCTACCTTATTGCACTGACAGCTGTGGTTAAAGAGCTAAATGAATTTGGAAAGGCTTTACGAAAGTTGAAGGGTTATGTGAGGGCCGGTTCGATAGCTGAACTTGATGGAAAAAATTTAGggcttattgaaaaatatcaatcaGATCTTCTAGCCGATGGGTCACGCTTGTCTAGTTGGGCTATTCAAGAGGGAGGCTCGTCATTATATGGGGTGGTTCATGAGAGACTTCTTGCTATGTATATTTGTGCTGGTCGTGGACTTGAAGCAGAAAGACAGTTGTGGGAGATGAAGCTTGTGGGTAAAGAAGCTGACGGGGATCTATACGACATTGTTTTAGCAATCTGTGCTTCCCAAAATGAGGGCAGTGCTGTTTCGCGGTTGCTTTCTAGAATAGAGGTTATGAACTCCCTGTGTAAGAAGAAAACCTTATCCTGGTTGTTGAGAGGTTACATTAAAGGAGGCCATATCAATGATGCTGCAGAAACACTCACTAAAATGCTGGATTTGGGTTTGTATCCAGAGTATATGGACAGAGTAGCTGTACTGCAGGGACTGAGGAAAAGGATCCAACAATCCGGGAACGTTGAAGCTTATCTTAACCTTTGCAAGCGTCTCTCCGATACGAGTTTGATTGGACCTTGTCTTGTGTATCTGTATATAAAGAAATATAAGCTCTGGATTATAAAAATGCTTTAAGTGGCTGGGATGAAACAGCCATGAGATTCTTGAACCCAGATGTGTTCCAAAAGGTCAAGATTTTGCAGGGCGATTATTCTCCGGAGCCTTTCGAATGTGAATTTTGTATAAAGAATATAATGTATACGGGTATAACTAGTTAATACTAAAGCATGTATATGCTATAAATATGTGCTTGAATAACTTGTTCTTCCTTTTGAGTACCTGCTACATAGTTAATACTCTTAAGACAGCTACCGTACTGGTTTTGCAAGTATGTTCATTTTTGGAATGCACCAACACCAggtatattttgttttgtctgTTTTGGCTTGAGGTTGACTTGATTTGTAGTGAATATATAGATTTTCTTTGAAGTGGGTGccatatttttttcctaactaaaattttgaataaattatgGCTGATATTGAAGTCTCCAGCATTTGGCCAACACCCCAACTGAAGGACATTTGGTTCGGTCTGGTCACTCAAAACCGAATGGATTAGGAAATGTAAGCCGATCtgtttttggttttgtacTAAATCGAATTAAAGATCAATcaatttaactttaaaataaaaaaaaatcaatttatatatatgataatttttttttttacataaaacatgaataattagtgattataattaaattgaactaacaaaataatcaaatttaagtgaaaagtatgaaaatttagctaatataaaagaaaaaaaaaacatttgatGAATCGAACCCAATCATATAATTCACTAGTTCAGTTTGGTTCGTATCCGGTTCATGCCCACCTCCTAAGCGCGACAATATAGCTGTACGTACTCCGTATGCATTAGGGTAATTTTTGGAAACCTCTTGGGGCTTAACCTTGTACATGACTTATAGTAAGCCGTTTGGTTGTTGAGGATAGTTAGGCAATGACAATAATTATGATGTTTAAATCTTATGAAATAATGCAGAGTGACAGATTGGACGAGTCAATTTACACATaattttccttctcttttctcttcatcACAATCCTCAACCCCTAGCCACCACAATCACTACCAATGGGTCTTTGGTTCAATGGGAGAACCCTTACACTTAGAATAATGAGTGCAAGGGTTCGAGTCTCCATAAAAGTATTTATGAGACTTATTTACAATCTttcctcaattatcaaataattgagtggagtcAGTTTATTcctcacgaaatgtgagtagagtggacagtcctcgaatatttgagagggtttgaagaatttgggcaGCGCTTCAGAGGAGTACATGCCACGAAGAAGGTCCCAATTGTAGAAtctgtttataaatattaattgtaatacagACAGTCCTGTAtaacaatattcaaaaaaaaaaaaaaaaagccaccACAATCACTACCAACCATAACCTCTAGAAATCACTACGTGAGCACAAATCCTAGCTGCCGCCGTCTTTGTCAGCTTGCAAAATCCTTGATGCCACTGCTAGGCAATACCCACAAACCATAATGCTGCCCCTGCCCACAATCAAACCGCACGCTGCAAGTTCCCCCACCTACCACCAGACGGTACTCAGCACCACGCCAAGCCACAGTCGCAGCCGCGTCTACTGCATCAATTGGTACCGCAACAGAAGCCGAAAAATAAACAAGTCCATACCGGCCCACtttgttttttgttctttaattgttctatattctttttcatttttgtgcaTATTTTGCTGCTGTTCATAGGCGTTTAATTCGGATGGATTGGAATTGAAGAGAAGtgtattgaatttggattCCAATGATTGAATTGGAGATTAGATGAGGATGATGTcagacaaaacaaaaaattgagaatattgaggaaataatttttttttaaaggagtTTCTGGttgtatttgaataataaaaaacttaagTTATATATTTCTATTTGGGAGTCTCCGAGTTACTTCAGTTTGATTtctgagaaaattaaaaaacaaaatgaaagaaagtaatgaatttttttatgatatttgttaatttggattttatgaataaaaaatttccctATTTTGGGTGgtccaaacaattttttttttcaaatctttgtAACATGCAAGGGCGAAAATGTTGTCAAATCTTGCATTTGGTGCAGGGATACTTTcgagggaaatttacaaaaacaatcctaaaatttttaattttttaaatttagtccCCAAACTTTTTCCTGTAATAGCTAGTCAATTACTAGTTTTTGGATAAATAATCCTCGTCActttaaacaaatttacaaataaatgttATTCTTACAATCCACTCACACTCTCAATAAATCACCAAGCCTCATTACTCTCAATAAATCACTAAATCACACCAAATAAGTATTATATAACTGAAGATATTAATCTTCAATTGAGAGTTGGGAAACTTCTTAAAGCTAGTGTATAACTCTTACACAATATGAACTTTTTATGTAAAGATTAGtgtttagattcaaaattgacatagttttgttgtaaatattgttatttttcattcacaaaataatgtaaatttgTTTACGTACCTTAGTTTAagtagagaaataaaaaa
This window of the Citrus sinensis cultivar Valencia sweet orange chromosome 8, DVS_A1.0, whole genome shotgun sequence genome carries:
- the LOC102607491 gene encoding pentatricopeptide repeat-containing protein At2g30100, chloroplastic, giving the protein MASVPELGFALSPNFLLQRHKLLVPQLHGSCLTRPPPRISTRIKNYQNPSFIATKVSKIREFRFLKSVELDQFVTSDDEDEMSEEFFEAIEELERMTREPSDILEEMNDRLSARELQLVLVYFSQEGRDSWCALEVFEWLKKENRVDNETMELMVSIMCSWVKKYIEEERDVGDVIDLLVDMDCVGLKPGFSMIEKVISLYWEMEKKERAVLFVKAVLSRGIAYAEGDGEGQKGGPTGYLAWKMMVEGKYVDAIKLVIHLRESGLKPEVYSYLIALTAVVKELNEFGKALRKLKGYVRAGSIAELDGKNLGLIEKYQSDLLADGSRLSSWAIQEGGSSLYGVVHERLLAMYICAGRGLEAERQLWEMKLVGKEADGDLYDIVLAICASQNEGSAVSRLLSRIEVMNSLCKKKTLSWLLRGYIKGGHINDAAETLTKMLDLGLYPEYMDRVAVLQGLRKRIQQSGNVEAYLNLCKRLSDTSLIGPCLVYLYIKKYKLWIIKML